A region of Lycium barbarum isolate Lr01 chromosome 1, ASM1917538v2, whole genome shotgun sequence DNA encodes the following proteins:
- the LOC132627217 gene encoding uncharacterized protein LOC132627217 — translation MVHTSNDSNNATIYAPDSTSPLFIHSSDIPGPCFVGTPFSGSGYGGWKRGMTVSLSAKNKIGLVDGSCPKPSSDDNPAKIRQWDRVNNMVISWLTSSISPTIAESVQYSETAESIWKQLERRYGTVNGTKIFEIKKELASIQQGSLDIASYFNKLKKSWDELGAIRKSHGKECTCAAKSGIEKDDEEDKRHQFLMDLNDVYVGVRSNMLMMHPLPSLDDAYNILLQDENQRQVHFTPMLNPDSASFNANLNTKPNFNTRSPQPPYQPPIPPRQYNQKVDFNLTCRYCKKPGHTIDRCYKLHGYPQNHKFFKGRKVAANVSGDVESPDPLQR, via the coding sequence ATGGTGCACACTagtaatgatagtaataatgctACGATTTACGCCCCCGATTCTACAAGTCCTCTTTTCATCCATTCTTCTGATATTCCTGGTCCATGCTTTGTTGGTACTCCATTTTCTGGGTCGGGTTATGGCGGTTGGAAGAGAGGTATGACAGTGTCTCTCTCTGCTAAAAATAAGATTGGACTGGTGGACGGTTCATGTCCTAAACCATCTTCTGATGATAATCCGGCTAAGATTCGTCAATGGGATAGAGTTAATAATATGGTAATATCATGGTTGACAAGTTCTATCTCACCAACCATTGCTGAGAGTGTCCAGTACTCAGAGACTGCTGAGAGTATATGGAAACAATTAGAGCGTCGATATGGAACTGTAAATGGAACTAAAATCTTTGAAATAAAAAAGGAATTGGCTTCTATACAGCAGGGTTCTCTTGACATTGCTTCCTATTTTAACAAACTTAAAAAGTCTTGGGATGAACTGGGGGCAATTCGTAAGAGTCATGGGAAGGAATGCACTTGTGCTGCTAAATCTGGGATTGAAAAAGATGATGAAGAGGATAAACGTCACCAATTTCTCATGGATTTGAATGACGTATACGTGGGTGTTAGAAGTAATATGCTTATGATGCATCCTCTCCCTTCTCTTGATGATGCTTATAATATTCTTCTCCAAGATGAGAACCAAAGACAAGTGCACTTCACTCCTATGCTGAATCCTGACTCTGCTTCCTTTAATGCAAATCTCAATACTAAACCAAACTTCAACACTAGATCACCACAACCTCCCTATCAACCACCTATTCCACCTAGGCAATATAATCAGAAGGTCGACTTCAACCTCACTTGTCGGTATTGCAAAAAACCTGGTCATACAATTGATAGGTGCTATAAACTCCATGGTTATCCACAAAACCATAAGTTTTTTAAAGGGAGAAAGGTGGCTGCAAATGTGAGTGGTGATGTTGAGTCTCCAGATCCTCTTCAGAGATAG